The following is a genomic window from bacterium.
TTTTTCCGCTACTCGCAGATACTGCTCTATTGCTGCATCTCCTATGGCGTGCATCGCCACGCGAAGACTCTTCGCCCGTGCATCCATAAAAAATTGGTAAAGCCTGTCATCGGTAAAATAAAGTATACCCCTGTTTTCAGGAGCGTCCGTGTAAGGTTTACTTAACGCAGCAGTTCTCGAGCCAAAAGAACCATCAAGAAGAATACAGCCACCTATTTGCTTCAATCCAAGTTCGGCCACACTGGCTACATCTGTCGTCTCAACGAATATGGTCAGCTTAATGGGGAGTGAGTCCTTGATGGTCATAAGAACTCTTGCCCAGCGAATGTTGGGAACCAGCGCATGAACAAAGAGCGCTCCCGCCTTAACGGCGAAGTCGGAAACCCTTTTGGCTGCGTCTTTTAGGGTTTCCTCGTCAAGCAATGTGAAAAGATGTTCTATTACAAGTTCGTTGGATTTACCCAAGTAAATACCGTTTTCATTTCGGAGCCGTTCGGGGAGTAATTTCATCGCAGCACGCGATAGCGAACACGAATGACCATCCGCACGGCGAATAACGACCGGTATATCGCCAAAAATGTCCGTTAGCTCATCTGCAGTGGGCATTGAGTCGATAGGGTCGTAATCGTAGCCCCATAATATCTTTCCGATAAGGTTGCTTGTAGGGTCTGTGTTGCGAAGTTTTTGGACGAGTTCCGCTTTGGTTCTCACATCGCCAAGATTCAGCGCGCCAAGGTAAAGCCCCGTCTGAAAAAAGTGAACATGGGAGTCCGTAAGGGCTGGTATTAAAACCTTCTCTCCGAGTTCGAGCACATCTGAGTTTTCGGGCAGTTCATGGCTGTCGTCGAGCTCAACAACCTTGTTCCCCTTTATAATTATCCGTCCGAAAGTCCGCTCGGGGAACCGTATTTTTCCTATTATGGTCAGCATTTTTGGCGAAAATTTGTTTTATTACCCACGATGTTGCGTATCCTATCGCTGCGCCTATCGCGAACCCTCCAAGCACATCGCTTGGGTAGTGGACACCAAGGTAAATTCGCGAGAACCCCACGGCAATAGCGAGTGGCACTGTGAATCTTAGTGATTTTTTGTAGAATGTAAAAAGCGCCATTGCTATCGCTGCGCTGTTCGCAGCGTGGTTTGATGGGAACGAAAACCTTCCGCCGCAGCCCAGAACAAGCCTGACATCGAGGCTTAGGCATGGTCTTAGACGCCCTATGAGTGGCTTTAAAAACTTAGCAGCTGTTAAATCGGATATGGAGACGGCAATTATTATTGCTACTGCTGCAAGAATCCCCCGCTTACCGCCGAAAACGACGAGAAAAATCATGCCACTAAAAATTATCGGTATCCAAAGTTTCCTGTCGCTCATAAGAATCATGGTGAAGTCAAGGATTCGACACGCAAGATGGTGATTTATAAAGTTGAATGCTATAAGGTCGATTTTTGCTATCGCATCAAGCATCGAAAATAATCCCTATTTTTGGAATACAATCCTAAAATGATTGCCAAAACACCTGCGCGCAAATTTTATTTGTTAGCTTTTAAGTGATGAATATTATAGCTTAATAGGAATTGGAGAAAGTCAATAAAGCGAGCTTTTTATGGACGGGCTTATCGCTATAACCTACAGATGCAACGCAAGATGCAAAATGTGCCACATCTGGCAGCACCCGTCAAAACCATCTGAGGAGATAACGCCTAAGGATTTAGAGAAAATCCCTGATGGGCTGAGATTTGTTAATATAACGGGTGGGGAACCTTTTGTCCGCGACGATGTTGGCGATTTTATTGAGGTCCTCAGAAAAAAAGCCGGGCGAATAGTGATAAGCACCAACGGTTTCTTCACCGATAAAATTCTGGACATCGCGAAAAAATACCCCGATGTCGGCATAAGAGTAAGCCTTGAGGGTTTCAGCAAGGTTAACGATTATCTTCGCGGCATGGACGGCGGTTTTGAGCGCGGTCTTAAAACACTCGTAGAACTTCACGCGATGGGGCACAAGGACATAGGTTTCGGCATTACGCTTTCAGATGATAACATAGAGGACTTGCTGCCGCTCTTTCACCTTTCCGAGGCTATGGGAATGGAGTTCGCCACCGCTGCTGTCCATAATTCATACTATTTCCACAAGGAGGATAACAAAATTTCGCGCCAAAACGAGATGATAAAAGCGCTTGAACAGCTGGTTAACGAGCTTCTCGCCACATCCCGTCCAAAAAATTGGTTCAGGGCATATTTCAATCATGGACTCATAAATTATGTTCGTGGCGGAAAAAGGTTACTGCCATGTATGGCTGGAACGGTTCTTTTCTTTATAGACCCTTACGGCGAGGTTCATCCGTGCAATGCAATGAATGTGAGCTTTGGCAACATTAAGGATAAAAGCTGGGATGAGCTTTGGCACGGTGAGCATGCGGAAAAAATCCGCAAAATGGTGGCGCAATGCCAGAAAAACTGCTGGATGATAGGTAGCGTTGCACCGATGATAAAAAGAAACCTTATTAGGGTTGGCATGTGGGTCGCTGCCAGAAAACTTGGCTCGATTTTTGGCGTTCGCTACAATGCATCCAAATGAATGTATTAATCGTAAACACTTTATACTATCCTCAAGGGGGTGCACCGCAATATGGCTTAATGCTTGCAAAGTTGCTTTCAGGGGCTGGACACAATCCGATACCGTTCGCAATGAAGACCCCTCACGATTTGCCGACTCCCTATTCGAAATATTTCGTAAGCTTTATCGACTTCAAAGAAGAGCTTAGAAAACGCTCGCCCAAAAGTTTTTTTAAAGTTCTTTCGCGGATATTCCACTTTTCCGAAGCAGCAGAAAAAATCGACGCCTTACTCGCAGATGTCCAAGTGGACATCGTTCACCTTAACAACTTCCTGCATCACATTTCGCTTTCGATTATCGAGCCTATAAAAAAACGCAGAATCCCCATAGTCTGGTCTCTTCACGACCACATACTGGTTTGTCCCAATACTAATCTTTACAACGATAAGCTGGGCGAACCTTGCGACCTTTGCAGGAATTTTATTAAACGGTTGGTGCTTCCGCCTGTCAAACGATGCAAAAAGGGTTCCTTTGGCGCAAGCCTCATGGCATCACTTGAAGCATTATACATTGCAACCAAAAAACCCGCCTTAATACCGAAATTTTTTATTGCGCCAAGCAATTTTCTTGTTAGAAAGCACGCGGAAATGGGCTTTGATACTACCCGATTCGTAGTAGTACCCAATCCAGTTGACACAAAGTTCTTCACGCCTCACCCCGAGCCAGGAAATTATGCTCTTTATTTCGGAAGGCTTTCCGCTGAAAAGGGTCTTGAGCACATGATAAAGGCATTCGCGATGCTTGGGAAGTATGAACTTGTTATCGCTGGTGATGGTCCCATGCGTGCTGAGCTCGAAAAGCTGGCGGAGACTTTGGCTGCCCCCGTAAGGTTTGTAGGAAGGCTTGTTGGCGAAAAACTTAGAGAACTCATATATCGTTCACGGATGGTAATTTTACCCTCAGTCTGTTTCGAAAATGCACCTCTTATGGTTCTCGAAGGCATGGCGAGCGCAAAACCCATTCTTGCAAGCAACATTGGCGGAATTCCCGAGTTGGTTACCGACGATGTAGGCATCCTTTTTGAACCCGGCAGAGCAGAGGGCATAGCAGATGCGGTAGCAAAATTGTGGAACGATGAGAGGAAGCTGATTACTATGGGTAATAATGCCCGCAGACGAGTTGAAGAGAATCATTCCCCGGAGGTTCATCTCGTAAAAATTCTTGAGCTTTACAGGATGGCGGCAGGTGGGAATGGCTGAGCAAAAGCGAAAATTTCGTGAGTTTATATGGGCTACATATGACTTTGCCGACACCATTTTTTCTATGAATGTGGTGTCTCTTTATTTCCCGCTTCTTGTCGTAAGCGACTTCGGTGCTCCTGATATGTATGTTAGTGTGGCAAATTCTATCTCACAGCTTTTGGTAGTGTTTTTGGCGCCTATTTTCGGTTTGCTTTCGGACAGGGTAGGAAAAAGAATGGGATTTTTCTGGTCTTTTGCGCTTGGGACAGCCTTGGGAACGATAGCTATTCGCCTCGGTGCCTCAATGGGAACTTTGGGATTCGTTTTAGTATCGTTCGTAGTGGCGAATGTTTCCTATCAACTATCGCTAACTTTTTATAATTCACTGCTTCCCCGGGTTGCGAAACCTGAGCGCTGGGGTGTCGTAAGCGGTCTCGGAACTGCACTCGGATATGTGGGTTCCATAGCTGGGATGGCTATTGTTATGCCGTTCAACACCGGAAGCCTGTTCGGGCTCAGAGTTCCCATTCCAGCCGGAGGAAGAATTGCTACTTTTATTCCTACTGCTCTACTTTTCTTTGCTTTTGCGTTGCCAACGCTGATTTATTTCTGGCTCGACGAGCGAAAGAGAAAGTATCCTGCGGAAAAATCGCAGGTCCAAGGTCTTAAAGCAATTTTTGAAACACTTTCTGATTCGAAAAAATACCCCGGTATCCGAAGATTTCTTCTGGCAAGGCTTTTCTATCAGGAGGCCGTTGAGACTACGATAATTTTTATGGGCGTTTTCGCGGAGAAAGCTATGGGTATGGACGATGCTTCCAAAATAGCTTTTTTCATTATCGCCACTACGGCAGCTATAATTGGTTCATTTTTGTGGGGCCGCATTACTGACAGCATAGGAGCACATCGCGCGCTTATCTATGACCTTATAGGCTGGGTGATTGGTCTTTTAGCTATTGCTTTTTTCCCACATCGGGTGGTTTTCTGGGCAGTAGGAGCTTGGTTAGGTGTCATGCTTGGCGGCGTCTGGACCACATCGAGACCATACTTGCTTCGACTCGCTCCAAAGGATGCTGTCGGAAGATTTTTCGGCTTATATTCGATGACTGGCAAAGCAGCAGCAGTCGTGGGACCAATAGTTTGGGGAGCAACCACTTTGCTTTTCGCTCCGTTAGGACAGAGAATAGCATATCAAGCTGCAGTAGCAATGATGGCGGTGTTGGTCACCGTGGGAATGTTAATAATCTTGAAGAATAAAGATATTGAAATGTTAATTAAATCCTAATTTAAGAAAGGAGGAAATATTGAAGGATGATTTTGGTAGACTCTATTCAAAAAGAATTATAGCTGGAAGCAGAACCTATTTCTTTGATGTTAAAGAGACTGGAGATGGTGTAAAATACTTGACAATTACGGAGTCACGGAAAATCGACGACGGCGAGTTTAGACGGGAAAGAATATTTATTTTCGAAGAATACATCGATCTATTCATTCAGGGACTCATGAATGCGGTTGACTTCGCAAAAAAACAATAATGGTTATTTTCAGAGCGATATTGACGTTATATTCATGTCCTAATTAATTACAGCAACTCTCTTGGGTCCACTATTTCACCTGCTACTGCAGCTGCGGCGGCCGTGTACGGGCTTGCAAGATATATGAAGGCGTTCGGATTGCCCATCCTGCCTTTAAAGTTGCGATTGGCGGTTGATATACATATCTCACCATCAGCGAGGACGCCCTCGTGCGCGCCGAGACAAGGTCCGCAACCGGGATTCATCAAAATAACGCCGGCATCGATAAGCTTTTTTGCCGTTCCATCAGCTATAATTTCCGAAAGGACTTTGCTGCTCGCCGGGAATGCGAGCATTCTAACACCGTTAGCGACACGCCTGCCCGCAATTATCGAGGCTGCCATGTGAAAATCCTCGACTCTCCCGTTGGTGCACGAACCGAAAAACACCTGATTAACTTTCGTGCCAACCACATCGGCAACGGGAGCAACATTATCGACAGTGTGAGGCATTGCGACCATCGGTTCTAATTCATCGAGATTGTAGTTTAAAACTTCAACATACTGCGCGTCCGGGTCGGGAAGAATGTGTTCGTACTTAATTTGCGTTTTATCGCTGAGAAACTCGTCGACTTTGTCGTCAGGATGAACTATACCGAACTTCGCGCCCATTTCTACGGACATATTAGCGAGCACCATTCTGCTTGCTACGGACATATTCCTGATGCCCTCACCTGCGAACTCTACGGAACGATAAAGAGCACCATCAGCGCCGATGTCGCCTATGATTTTTAAGATGAGGTCTTTCGATGTCGTGCCAAAAGGAAAGTCGCCATAAATTTTTATAAGCATGCTTTCCGGTACTCGAAGCCACATTTTACCCGTTGCCCATATCGCGGCGACCTCGCTTCGTCCGATTCCTGCGCTGGCAGCGCCCAAAGCTCCATAGGTGGTAGTGTGAGAGTCGGCGCCAAGAATCAATGCTCCGGGATAGGCGAACCCCTCCTCAACGAGCACTTGATGGCATATCCCTCGTCCCACATCGTAAAAGTGTTTTATCCCGTTTTTCTGGGCGAATTCTCTTATTAGTTTGTGGTTGTTTGCGTAGGCAGCGGTTGATGGTGGCACCGTATGATCGAGAATTATAACTGGTTGTTCAGGATCGAGAACACGCTCTATAGGAAGTTGAGCGAATTTTTTCGATATAGCGGCGGTATTGTCGTGGGAAAGCACATGGTCCGGTCGAACTTCCACTATTTCGCCCACTTCAACGCTTCCCCTGCCGCTTTTTTTGGCCAGAATTTTTTGAGCTATTGTCTGTCCCATACTACTCCTTTCTTAGTATTTCTTCGTAGCCGACTGTTTCTACATCTTTTGCTATCCGTTTTATTAGCCCACGCAAAACTTTACCCGGTCCTATTTCAACGAACCTGTTGTCTCCGTCACGAACCATGCTTTCTACTATGTCAATCCAGCGAACGGGATGAGTAAGCTGAAGGACGAGGTTTTTCCTTATTTCTTCGGGATTTTCAACTCTATCACCGGTGACATTAGCGTAAAATCTGACCTTCGGCGGAGAAAAGTCTATTTTGGAAAGCACTTTCTCCATTTCTTTTTGAGCTTCCTCCATAAGTGGCGAATGGAAAGCACCCGATACAGCGAGTCTAACCACTTTTTTCGCACCTCGTTCGGAAAGCATTTTCTCGGCTTTGTCAAGGATTTCGATTTCACCGCTTATAATGAACTGCCCGGGCGCGTTGTAGTTTGCTACTTCGATTATCCCCTCACTCTTTAGCGAGCTAACCACCTCTTTGACATCCTCGAGTGCAACCCCAAGCGGAGCCAGCATTCCACCTTTCTTTGCCTGCGACATAAGCCTTCCGCGCTCTACGACGGCGTGCAAACCATCCTCAAAGGTCAATACGCCAGCAGCCACAAGCGCCGAGTATTCTCCGAGCGAGTGCCCAGCAACAGAGTCGTAGCTTTCGTCAACGACATTAAGAACCGCATACGAATGAACGAAAATGCAGGGCTGAGTGTATTGCGTCTGGGAAAGCGTCTGTTTATCAGCTTCGAAAGATAGCTCGCTTATTTTAAGTCCCGAAAGGCTATCTGCTCTTTTGTAAATCTCGCGAACGATGTCAAACTTGTCGTATAAATCCTTGCCCATCCCGGGATATTGTGAACCCTGCCCCGGAAAAACGAATGCTGTGCTCATTCGATGCTCCTTTCTTTATCGGATAAAATTCCTCTATATTTATTGCGCATCGGAACCAAAATATCAATAAAAATTGAATTTGCGAAAGGATAACTTGATTAATAACACTTTTGCGATAAATTTATATTAATGAAGTGCAAAAACTTGTTAAAATTGGCGTTTATCCTTATCGTTGTTGTTTTAACCTGCACGGGGTCCGTGAGAATGAAGCTACCAAAACCCAATCTTAAAGGCACAGTATCGGTGGAGGAAGCTATAGCGCGGCGGCGTAGCATAAGGCGTTTCAAGAAAAGACCCCTAACCATAAAGCAGATATCACAACTTTTGTGGGCCTGCCAGGGAATCACCGACCCCATAAACAAATTAAGAGCAGCCCCTTCCGCCGGTGCAACATATCCTTTCGAAACATATGTGGTCGTGGGCGATGTCGAAGGGCTTGAGGATGGCGTGTATCATTACGAACCCGAGACGCACTCGATAACTCTGGTAAGAAGCGGCGATTTAAGAAGATTGCTTGCTATAGCATGCCTCAGACAGATGTTCATAGAGGATGCGCCGGCTACAATAGTTCTGGCTGCGGTTTTTGAGAGAACAAAGAGATACTACGGAGAGCGGGCATACAGATACATATCCATGGAGGCTGGGCATATAGGCGAGAATCTGCATCTTCAGTGCGTTGCCATGGGCTTGGGGACGGTAATGGTTGGTGCTTTTTACGATAACGATGTGAAAACAGTTTTAGGGATAGATGAGCATCCGCTTTATGTTATGCCGGTGGGATACCCGCGCTGAGCATAAAAAAACAAAATAAATAGATGGAGAACATGATGAGAAAAATCTGGTTTATCCTTTTAATGGGTTTGTTGTCGGTGGTTTCAGCGGGAACAATTCTGGTTCTTGACTTTGAGGGGACAGTTGACCCGCCTATGGCTACTTACATATCCCGCGGCATTGACCGCGCCAACCTTGAGAACGCGGAAGCAGTGCTTATCGTTATGGATACGCCGGGCGGGCTTCTTTCCGCAACCAAGTCCATCGTTCAGAAAATACTCAACTCAAGGGTCCCCATTATTGTCTATGTTTATCCGTCGGGTTCGCGGGCAGCATCAGCAGGGGCATTCATAGTTGTTGCATCCCATGTTGCTGCGATGGCTCCAGGGACGAGGATAGGTGCAGCACATCCTGTCGGGATAGGAATGTTCTCGGACACATCGGCGATAATGCGCGAGAAAGTAACCCAGGACGCCGCTGCATGGATTCGCTCCATAGCAAAACTTCGCGGAAGAAATGTTAGCGTGGCGCAGGAATTCGTCCTGTCATCCCAGTCGATAACGGCTTCCGAGGCGCTTAAACTCGGTGTTATCGACACTATGGCAAAAAGCATAGACGAACTTCTTCAAATGCTTGAGGGCAAAGTAGTTACGGTTAACGATGAACCAGATACACTTCATACCGCTCGTGCGAACATGGTTGAGATAAAAATGCCGCCTCAGCAAAGGTTTCTTCACAAAATTCTCGACCCCAATATCGCCTATCTGCTGCTTATGCTTGGTCTTCTTGGGATTGCGATAGAATTGCAGCATCCCGGAGCGGTCGTGCCCGGTGTGGTTGGGGTAATCTCAATTCTTTGCGCGATGTATGCCTTTCAGATACTGCCTGTGAATTATGTGGGCGTTCTATTGATAATCGCTGGAATAATAATGCTCATATTGGAGGTAAAGATGCCGGGATTCGGGGTTTTGTTTACCGGTGGGCTCGTGTCGATACTTTTCGGTTCGTTCATGCTTACCGCCTCAAATGAGCCTGCCCTAAGAATAGACTGGTGGACCATAATACCCGTGGTGGCTTTTTTCTCAGTCCTGTTCCTGTTTATAGTGACCAAGGCAGTTCTAATTCACCGCAAACCGCCAAAAACAGGGATGGAGGGACTCGTCGGAGAGATGGGGGAAGTTATAGAACGCATTTCACCGAAAAAGACTGGCAGAATATTCGTCCACGGCGAGATATGGAATGCCCGCTCCAACCAGAACATAAAGCGCGGCGAAAAAGTAAAAGTAATCGGAGTAAAAGGGCTTGTGCTTGAGGTGGAGAAGGTGGAAGAGTAAATTAATATTGAGGCTCGATTTTTTTTTTTTTCGTATATTTAAAAAGCGGAATAAAATTCAGGGGGTTCTATGATGAGAAAATTGATATTTGTTTTCATTCTTATTTCGTTTGGCTTCTCATTCGCCGGTTGGATTCACTACTTCCCCCAGGTAATATATGGCGTCCGCCTTCCCCCACACACTGGCAGATTCTCAGACAAAATCTGTGTTCACAAAATAACGACAGTCGGTGACGACATTATAATAGCCTTCGCAAGAGGCAAAGCTTTCACAAGACTAATAAGGATGGATAAACATGGGAGAATAACGGATGATTTGTTTTTCGGATACTATGATCTTGATACAACTGTATACATACAACCTATGGGATTGGAAAGAGGGCTTCGGAGTTATCTTGAGCTTTATTTTACTAGACGCACTATTCCTTCCTCGACATGGGAGACTGGTGTGCTTTACTTTGATTCGTCGCTCACAGTCACAGACGAACTCATATTCGATTATGGAATCAGTTATTTAGGCGGTGATATATGCCGGGTTGACAGCAGTTATATAATCGGAGGCATAGTAGTCAGCAGGATTAATTTCGATGGAGATACTATATGGCACCTTGACATGACGGATACCTTGCCAGATTACTATGGCGTGGGGATTGCTGTAAGTCCCGATAAAAAATTTGCGTTTGTATGTGTCGCAGATGATAGGCCCGATGAATACATAAACACAAAAGTCGTCAAACTTGATTTGGATTCGGGAACTGTATTATGGACAAAAACGGCTTTGCGCGTAGGTTGGATTCGCGAAGTGAACAAAAATTATTTCGCGCTTTACCCAACCCCGGATGGTGGCTTGTTCCACTTCAGTAGAAGCACTGGACGACACTCCGTCTATTACTATTACCCGTCATCAGGAGATGAATATCGAGTTCAACCCGAGTCTGGCTACGGAAATTTTAGATTCTGGTGTTTTACTCCCATCGATTCAAACCTTTTCTGGGCAGGAGGCGCATTCAAATACGGCTCTGACTCAACCTTTGCAGCCATAGCAAAAGTAAGGTTAGAAGGAGAATACTATAGATTAAAATTCAGATTCATTTATATGAAAACCTTCCCCATCCGCGGTTTTGTTGAGAAAATCATTCCATTCGATGACTCGCTCATTATCGCTGGCATCGGCGACGCCTATGTCGGTGAATATTCAAACTACTATTTCGTCATGAAAACGGATACTCTCGGAAACACCGGCATAGCCGAGAATCGTTTTCCTCTCCCAGCCAGTCCAAAAATAGCCGTTTACCCAAACCCGTTCAACAAAGCATGCAGGATAACCTATCCCTACGACGAGAAGTGGAGCGTTAAGATATACAACACAAAAGGTCGTCTTGTCTATGAGTCCGGAGAGATATCGGGAAAAAGTTTCGTCTGGCAGCCCGAAGATAGGGTGGAAAGTGGGTTATACATCGTTGTTGCGGGCAACGAAGAAAGAAATTTGGCCGGAAAAGTATTTTTTGTAAAGTAAGGGGGGATGAGCAATGAGAAAAATTATCGTTTCCGTCGTTCTTGGTTTTTTATGTTTAGCGGCGGCGCAGTATGCAAACAATTTTGTCACAGATGAAAGTTTCTGGATAACTTTCTTCCCCGGGGCACTCTATCAGAGTCTATATTATCCCTTATATCCCAGTGTTGCCGTAAATCCGAGAGGAGAGGTATTCGTCGCTTTCTCAAAGGACGAGGAAGGACACAGCTCCGCCAGATACTATTCTGGATACATACAAGTGGTTAAAATCGATAGATACGGCAGGATAGTTGGCGACAAATACATAGGAACCTATCGACCGGACAGCTTCTACAAATGCATGTGCCCCATGGGGATAGCGACAAGAGGCTCCACCACCGTCGAGGTCTTCACATTTCTAAAGCAGGGCACGGACGGTTTCGGGGGAATAGGAGTGATAAAATTGGATAACAACCTGAGATTATTGGAAGTTCTGCCGCTAATGGAGACAAAAATTAGTTCTATATACAAAAATTACATAGAGCCAACCCCCGATGGATACATTATTGCCTCAGGCAGAATCCAAGAGTGGCCATATGAGCGTATTGAACTTGTCGTAAAACGAGTCGATTTAAGCGGAAGAACAATCTGGTCGCATACATATACGGACGCCGACTGGGGCGTAAAAGCAACATACAGTCCCGATAATACCATTTTTGTTATAGCAGTAACAGGGCTGAGCACAGTTATGTCGCTTTACGACAGTGTGGTCGTGCTCAAGCTCGATGGTCGCGACGGCGCACCTATCTGGAAAACTAA
Proteins encoded in this region:
- a CDS encoding T9SS type A sorting domain-containing protein; this encodes MMRKLIFVFILISFGFSFAGWIHYFPQVIYGVRLPPHTGRFSDKICVHKITTVGDDIIIAFARGKAFTRLIRMDKHGRITDDLFFGYYDLDTTVYIQPMGLERGLRSYLELYFTRRTIPSSTWETGVLYFDSSLTVTDELIFDYGISYLGGDICRVDSSYIIGGIVVSRINFDGDTIWHLDMTDTLPDYYGVGIAVSPDKKFAFVCVADDRPDEYINTKVVKLDLDSGTVLWTKTALRVGWIREVNKNYFALYPTPDGGLFHFSRSTGRHSVYYYYPSSGDEYRVQPESGYGNFRFWCFTPIDSNLFWAGGAFKYGSDSTFAAIAKVRLEGEYYRLKFRFIYMKTFPIRGFVEKIIPFDDSLIIAGIGDAYVGEYSNYYFVMKTDTLGNTGIAENRFPLPASPKIAVYPNPFNKACRITYPYDEKWSVKIYNTKGRLVYESGEISGKSFVWQPEDRVESGLYIVVAGNEERNLAGKVFFVK
- a CDS encoding T9SS type A sorting domain-containing protein, encoding MRKIIVSVVLGFLCLAAAQYANNFVTDESFWITFFPGALYQSLYYPLYPSVAVNPRGEVFVAFSKDEEGHSSARYYSGYIQVVKIDRYGRIVGDKYIGTYRPDSFYKCMCPMGIATRGSTTVEVFTFLKQGTDGFGGIGVIKLDNNLRLLEVLPLMETKISSIYKNYIEPTPDGYIIASGRIQEWPYERIELVVKRVDLSGRTIWSHTYTDADWGVKATYSPDNTIFVIAVTGLSTVMSLYDSVVVLKLDGRDGAPIWKTNIPRISYYSRLRKIQLIPTPSGGLIIVNPYYPTNYKVSIYDSLGNMVKRQSFTDSIYIKYMMPLSDGTFLAVGSSLGDTATIAKIDTAGYWGRVLWRKKYRFLNVRRYSYVRFFKVLRAPDNGLIFGGENYSYYYFIMKTDSLGETGISEHVGLFPQKCELTAHPNPFNKACRITLPDDDSWRVKIFDLSGRLVHDFGEISGKSVLWKPSEDVKSGVYVVVAEGKKSYTRGKVVYMK